In Ipomoea triloba cultivar NCNSP0323 chromosome 7, ASM357664v1, a single genomic region encodes these proteins:
- the LOC116025151 gene encoding asparagine synthetase [glutamine-hydrolyzing] encodes MCGILAVLGCSDDSQAKRVRVLELSRRLKHRGPDWSGLYQHGDCYLAHQRLAIIDPASGDQPLYNEDKTIAVTVNGEIYNHEELRKQLPNHKFWTGSDCDVIAHLYEEHGENFVDMLDGIFSFVLLDTRDNSFFAARDAIGVTSLYIGWGLDGSVWISSELKGLNDDCEHFEVFPPGHLYSSKSGGLRRWYNPPWFSEAIPSTPYDPMVLRRAFENAVIKRLMTDVPFGVLLSGGLDSSLVASITSRYLAGTKAAKQWGAQLHSFCVGLEGSPDLKAAREVADYLGTVHHEFHFTVQDGIDAIEDVIYHIETYDVTTIRASTPMFLMSRKIKALGVKMVISGEGSDEIFGGYLYFHKAPNKEEFHQETCRKIKALHQYDCLRANKATSAWGLEARVPFLDKAFINAAMSIDPEWKMIKPEEGRIEKWILRRAFDDEEHPYLPKHILYRQKEQFSDGVGYSWIDGLKAHAEQHVTDKMMLNAANIYPHNTPTSKEAYCYRMIFERFFPQNSARLTVPGGASVACSTAKAVEWDAAWSKNLDPSGRAAIGVHNSAYKNQPPPTVAATTANIIGNVPRMMEVSTPEFTIRG; translated from the exons ATGTGTGGAATCTTGGCTGTTCTGGGTTGCTCTGATGATTCCCAGGCCAAAAGAGTTCGCGTTCTCGAGCTCTCTCGCAG ATTGAAGCACCGTGGTCCTGACTGGAGCGGGCTGTACCAACATGGGGACTGTTACTTGGCACACCAGAGGCTGGCAATCATTGATCCCGCCTCCGGTGATCAGCCTCTCTATAACGAGGACAAAACGATTGCTGTAACG GTAAATGGAGAAATCTACAACCATGAGGAACTCAGGAAGCAGTTGCCTAACCACAAGTTTTGGACTGGGAGTGACTGTGATGTCATTGCACATCTC TATGAAGAACATGGAGAGAACTTTGTGGACATGCTGGATGGgatattttcctttgttttacTTGATACTCGCGACAACAGCTTCTTTGCTGCTCGTGATGCTATTGGGGTTACTTCCCTCTACATTGGATGGGGGCTTGATG GCTCTGTCTGGATATCATCTGAGCTAAAGGGTTTGAACGATGACTGTGAACATTTTGAGGTGTTCCCACCAGGGCACCTATATTCAAGCAAATCTGGTGGTCTCCGCAGGTGGTACAATCCTCCTTGGTTCTCTGAGGCTATTCCATCAACTCCTTATGACCCCATGGTTTTGAGGCGAGCCTTTGAAAAC GCTGTGATTAAGAGGTTGATGACTGATGTGCCTTTCGGAGTTCTTCTTTCTGGAGGCCTCGATTCATCGTTAGTTGCTTCTATCACTTCTCGTTATTTGGCAGGCACAAAAGCTGCCAAGCAATGGGGAGCTCAGCTGCATTCTTTCTGTGTTGGCCTTGAG GGCTCACCAGATCTGAAGGCTGCAAGAGAAGTTGCGGATTATTTGGGAACAGTTCACCACGAGTTTCACTTCACAGTTCAG GATGGAATTGATGCGATTGAGGATGTTATTTACCATATTGAGACTTATGATGTCACAACAATCAGGGCAAGCACTCCAATGTTCCTTATGTCGCGCAAGATTAAGGCACTCGGAGTGAAAATGGTCATATCTGGTGAAGGATCCGACGAGATTTTTGGTGGTTACTTGTACTTCCATAAGGCCCCCAACAAGGAAGAATTTCATCAAGAGACTTGTCGCaaa ATAAAAGCCCTTCACCAATATGATTGCTTGAGAGCCAATAAGGCAACATCTGCGTGGGGCTTAGAAGCTCGAGTCCCATTTTTGGACAAGGCATTCATCAATGCGGCCATGAGCATCGATCCTGAATGGAAGATG ATAAAACCCGAGGAAGGACGGATTGAGAAGTGGATTCTTAGAAGGGCCTTTGATGATGAGGAGCATCCCTATCTACCAAAG CATATTCTGTACAGGCAGAAGGAGCAATTCAGCGACGGTGTAGGCTATAGCTGGATTGATGGACTCAAAGCCCACGCCGAACAGCAT GTGACTGACAAGATGATGTTGAATGCTGCAAATATCTATCCTCACAACACCCCTACATCGAAAGAAGCATACTGTTATAGGATGATCTTTGAGAGGTTCTTCCCACAG AACTCAGCCAGACTAACTGTTCCCGGGGGAGCGAGCGTGGCCTGCAGCACAGCAAAAGCCGTCGAGTGGGATGCTGCATGGTCCAAGAATCTTGATCCCTCGGGGAGGGCTGCCATCGGTGTACACAACTCCGCTTATAAGAACCAACCTCCTCCTACTGTTGCTGCTACTACTGCAAACATTATCGGGAACGTGCCTCGAATGATGGAAGTCTCTACTCCAGAGTTCACGATTCGGGGCTAA